One Drosophila santomea strain STO CAGO 1482 chromosome 4, Prin_Dsan_1.1, whole genome shotgun sequence DNA window includes the following coding sequences:
- the LOC120454905 gene encoding plexin-A1 isoform X3, translating into MCAYEWRTGATGRVILYDEDVTSKTETEWKKLNTLQHYNVPDGAGLSLVPKQSSIYNFSILSDKNEKSHKYETLNISKYTSSSPTFSRAGSPLNNDMHENGLRYWHLVKHHDSDMQKEGERVNKLVSEIYLTRLLATKGTLQKFVDDLFETIFSTAHRGSALPLAIKYMFDFLDDQAQLHGITDPEVVHTWKSNSLPLRFWVNLIKNPNFVFDIHKSNIVDSCLSVVAQTFMDSCSTSDHRLGKDSPSSKLLYAKDIPEYRKWVDRYYRDIRDMSPISDQDMNAMLAEESRLHTTEFNTNCALHELYTYAVKYNEQLTVTLEEDEFSQKQRLAFKLEQVHNIMSAE; encoded by the exons AGTGGAGAACAGGAGCTACTGGTCGAGTAATTCTGTACGATGAGGACGTAACATCAAAAACAGAGACCGAATGGAAAAAACTCAACACTTTGCAGCATTATAATGTTCCAGATGGAGCTGGACTGAGCTTAGTACCAAAGCAAAGTTCGATTTATAACTTTAGCATTTTGTcggacaaaaatgaaaaatcgcACAA GTATGAAACTCTTAATATATCGAAATACACCTCCTCCTCTCCGACATTTAGCCGCGCCGGAAGTCCTCTTAACAATGATATGCATGAAAATGGTCTGAGATACTGGCATCTAGTGAAACACCATGATAGTGATATGCAAAAAGAAGGGGAACGGGTTAACAAATTGGTGTCAGAGATTTACTTAACCAGGCTATTGGCTACTAAAGGAACACTTCAGAAATTTGTAGATGATCTCTTTGAAACAATATTTAGCACCGCTCACCGTGGATCGGCACTGCCATTAGCTATAAAGTACATGTTTGATTTTCTTGACGATCAAGCTCAGTTGCATGGAATAACTGATCCAGAAGTCGTGCACACTTGGAAAAGTAACAGCTTACCATTGCG GTTTTGGgtaaacttaattaaaaatcctAATTTCGTTTTTGACATCCATAAGTCAAACATAGTGGATTCCTGCCTGTCAGTAGTAGCTCAAACTTTTATGGACTCTTGTTCAACTTCTGATCATCGATTGG GTAAAGACTCCCCAAGTTCGAAACTTCTCTATGCAAAAGATATACCAGAGTATCGAAAATGGGTAGATCGCTATTATAGAGACATTCGGGATATGTCCCCCATTTCAGATCAGGACATGAACGCCATGCTTGCAGAAGAGTCAAGG ctgcaCACAACAgaatttaatacaaattgtGCTTTACATGAGCTATACACATATGCTGTGAAGTACAATGAACAGCTAACCGTTACACTAGAAGAAGATGAATTTTCGCAAAAGCAGCGATTGGCCTTTAAATTGGAGCAAGTTCACAACATAATGTCGGCAGAATAA